GGCGGTGTCCGGCGAGCCGCTGTCGGAGCTGTTCACGGCCGAAATGCTGCGCGGCGGCTACCGCAAGAAGTACCTCCGGGCGGTGTCCCGACTCGTCGCGCTCTCCCGGTGAGTTCTTGCCGCTAAACCCCCGTTCAGCGGTGGTTTTGCGGGGTAGGCGCCGGGTATCCCACCGCCGTGATGAGCGAAGCGGAACGCCGCACCCTGAGTGAGATCGAGAGCAGACTCGCGGACGAGGAGCCGGGCCTGGCCTCGGCGCTCGTCGCCGGCAAACCGCGGCACCCGGTGCTCAGCTACGCGCTCGTGGGGATTTTCACCGTCCTGGGCGTGCTGCTGCTGTTCCTCGGGGCGTTCGGTCCGGCCCTGGCCTCGTTGGGGTTCGGCGCGATCCTCATGCTGATGCGCGGTTACACCTGGCGTTGAGCGGCCCTCGGTCGCCCGCGTCCGGTCCACCGGAGCCGCGCGGCGATCGCGCGTGCCCTTCGCGCATGCCTTCGGTCACACATTCCGGATAAGGCCAAATCCGCTGGCCACCGGACGTCGTCATGCCCGACCATGCGCGGGTGGGATTCCTGGACGCGAACGGCCTCGCTTTCCGACTGCCCGACGGTCGGGAGCTGTTCCGCGACGTGTCGTTCAAAGTCGGCACCAACAGCGTGGTCGCGCTGGTCGGCGCGAACGGCGTCGGCAAGACGACCCTCCTCCGCATCCTCTCGAACGAGCTGGTGCCCACCGCGGGCAGTGTCCGCGTGCAGGGCGGCCTGGGCGTGATGCCGCAGTTCGTCGGCTCCGTCCGGGACGAGAGCACCGTCCGCGACCTGCTGCTGGCCGCGTCACCCGCGCCGCTGCGGGCCGCCGCCGAAGCGCTGGACGCCGTCGAACTCCAGCTCATGGAGACCGACGACGAGCCCACCCAGATGCGTTACGCCGACGCCATCACCCTCTGGGGTGAGGTCGGCGGGTACGACGCCGAAGTCCTGTGGGACACGGTGACCGTCGCCGCGCTGGGCGTGCCGTTCGACCGGGCCCGGTTCCGCGAGGTCCGCACGCTCTCCGGCGGCGAGCAGAAACGCCTGGTGCTCGAAGCCCTGCTGCGCGGGCCGGAACAGGTGCTGCTGCTGGACGAGCCGGACAACTACCTGGACGTGCCGGGCAAGCGGTGGCTGGAGGACCGGCTCCGCGAGACGGGCAAAGGCGTGCTGCTGGTCAGCCACGACCGTGAACTCCTCGACATCGCCGCCACCCACGTGGTCACCGTGGAGGCGCACTCCGCGTGGACGCACCCCGGCTCGTTCGGCACCTGGCACGCCGCCCGTGCCGCCCGGATCGAACGTCTGGCCGAGCTGCACCGCCGGTGGAACGAAGAGCACGACCACCTCAAGGAACTGGTCCGCACGCTCCAGATCCAGGCCCGGATCAGCGAGGTGATGGCGGCCAAGTACCGGGTGATGCGGGCGAAGCTGGAGAAGTTCGAGGAGGCCGGCCCGCCGCCGGAGCTGCCGACGGACGAGAAGGTGACGCCACGGCTGCGCGGCGGACGCACGGGCGTGCGCGCGATCACCGTGGAGAACCTCGAACTGACCGGTCTGATGAAGCCGTTCGACGTGGAGATCTTCTTCGAGGACCGGGTGGCGGTGCTCGGCTCGAACGGCTCGGGCAAGAGCCACTTCCTGCGGCTGCTCGGCGGCGGCGACGTCGCCCACACCGGTGTGTGCCGCCTCGGCGCGCGTGTGGTGCCGGGTCTGTTCGCGCAGACCCACCAGCACCCGGAGTGGATCGGCCGCGACCTGGTCGACATCCTGTGGCACGGCTCGGACGGCCGCAAGGGACTCGACCGGGGCGCGGCGATGGCCGTCCTCAGCCGTTACGGCTTGGGGAAGCAGGGCGACCAGCGGTTCGAGACGCTGTCCGGTGGGCAGCAGGCGCGGTTCCAGGTGCTGCTGCTGGAGCTGTCCGGCGC
This is a stretch of genomic DNA from Saccharothrix ecbatanensis. It encodes these proteins:
- a CDS encoding DUF3040 domain-containing protein; protein product: MSEAERRTLSEIESRLADEEPGLASALVAGKPRHPVLSYALVGIFTVLGVLLLFLGAFGPALASLGFGAILMLMRGYTWR
- a CDS encoding ABC-F family ATP-binding cassette domain-containing protein: MPDHARVGFLDANGLAFRLPDGRELFRDVSFKVGTNSVVALVGANGVGKTTLLRILSNELVPTAGSVRVQGGLGVMPQFVGSVRDESTVRDLLLAASPAPLRAAAEALDAVELQLMETDDEPTQMRYADAITLWGEVGGYDAEVLWDTVTVAALGVPFDRARFREVRTLSGGEQKRLVLEALLRGPEQVLLLDEPDNYLDVPGKRWLEDRLRETGKGVLLVSHDRELLDIAATHVVTVEAHSAWTHPGSFGTWHAARAARIERLAELHRRWNEEHDHLKELVRTLQIQARISEVMAAKYRVMRAKLEKFEEAGPPPELPTDEKVTPRLRGGRTGVRAITVENLELTGLMKPFDVEIFFEDRVAVLGSNGSGKSHFLRLLGGGDVAHTGVCRLGARVVPGLFAQTHQHPEWIGRDLVDILWHGSDGRKGLDRGAAMAVLSRYGLGKQGDQRFETLSGGQQARFQVLLLELSGATLLLLDEPTDNLDLNSAEALQDALEGFTGTVVAVTHDRWFARGFDRFLLFRSDGEVVEVSEPVWDETRVKRAR